GAAGACCCTGCGGGAGCTGATCGACTATGTCTGCGAGGTCACTGGCCGCAGGCGCCTGATCGCGCCGATGCCGTTCGGGCTCGCCCGCCTGCAGGGTCAGATTCTCGAGATCACGGACATGCTGACGCTCGGCCTCATGCCGAAGGAGCTCATCCTGACGCGCGACCAGGTCAATCTGCTCGAGAGCGACAATGTCGTGTCGACGACGGCGGAGAAGGAAGGCCGGACCCTGCGCGGGCTCGGCATCGCCCCGGTCTCGGCCGAGGCCGAGGTACCCGCCTATCTCTGGCGCTTCCGCAAGTCCGGCCAGTTCGACACCGCCCGCGCCGGCGGCTGAGCCTAGTCACGGCACCAGCACCAGCTTGCCGGCGCTCTGCCGGCTTTCCAGCGCGGCATGGGCGGCGCTCGCTTGCGCCAGCGGGAAGCTGCCGCCAGGCAGGAGCTTGAGTTCGCCAGCGGTGACCAGCGCGAACAGCTCGCCGAGATCGTGCGCGAGGCGCTCGGACGTCAGATTCGGCAGGAGCGAGAAGCCGGCGACCGCGCGATTGCCGAAGATCAGCGCCTTCAACTCCTCGGCATCCGGCCGGAAATCGGCGATCGAGAGCGGGCCGTAGAGCACGAGGCGCCCAAACGGCGCGAGCAGAGCGAGGCATTGCGCCGGAATGTCGCCGCCGGACGCATCGAAGATCAGATCCGGACCAGCACCATCTGTCAGGGCGCGGACCTGTTCCGGCCAGTCTGGCTGCGTGTAGTCGACGCCCGCATCGGCGCCGATGCCCTGTGCCAGCGCGAGTTTCTCGTTCGAGCTCGCCATGGCGATGACGCGCTTCGCCCCGGCACGTTTCGCCAACTGGACCAGCAGGCTGCCGACGCCGCCGGCCGCGGCGCTGATCAGGACATTGCGCCCCGCCGCCGGGTTGCCGCGCAGCAGGTGTAGCGCGGTCAGGCCTTGCACCTGCAGCGCGGTAGCAGCCGCGAAGGGCAGCGCCTCCGGCAGGCGCACGACGACATCCGCGTTGACCGCGACATATTCGGCATAGCCGCCGCTCTGCGCGCCTGCGAGATAGAGGGCCGCGGCGACACGCTCGCCGACCGAAAAGGTCGCGACGCCTTCGCCCAGCGCCGCGATGGTGCCGGCGATCTCGACACCGGGACTGAAGGGCAGGGGCGGTGTCACGACATAGCGGTCCTGCCGCATCAACACTTCGAAGAAATTGACGCCGACGGCGCCGACCGCGATCAGCACCTCGCCAGGGCCGGGCGAGGGCTGGTCGATCTCGACGGTATCGAGCACTTCGGGGCCGCCGAAGCGGCTGTACTGGATGGCTTTCATGGCGGGCCTCATGCGAAGGGGATGAGCGTGAGGCGGGTTCTGGGCTAGGATGACGCGCGGT
This sequence is a window from Bosea vestrisii. Protein-coding genes within it:
- a CDS encoding quinone oxidoreductase family protein: MKAIQYSRFGGPEVLDTVEIDQPSPGPGEVLIAVGAVGVNFFEVLMRQDRYVVTPPLPFSPGVEIAGTIAALGEGVATFSVGERVAAALYLAGAQSGGYAEYVAVNADVVVRLPEALPFAAATALQVQGLTALHLLRGNPAAGRNVLISAAAGGVGSLLVQLAKRAGAKRVIAMASSNEKLALAQGIGADAGVDYTQPDWPEQVRALTDGAGPDLIFDASGGDIPAQCLALLAPFGRLVLYGPLSIADFRPDAEELKALIFGNRAVAGFSLLPNLTSERLAHDLGELFALVTAGELKLLPGGSFPLAQASAAHAALESRQSAGKLVLVP